The Cylindrospermopsis curvispora GIHE-G1 genome contains a region encoding:
- a CDS encoding DUF2231 domain-containing protein, producing the protein MFEYLTSLNDHNLPYPDPLHPIVVHFVIAMILFAFFCDAVGFFTGKTRFYEVGFWNLFVATVSIFIAIIFGQFEAGLAKPYNIVKSVLNYHTLIGWSLSGILAAITAWRYVLRARNPQKLPVHYLAVGLLVTILVGFQVYLGDELVWVYGIHTVPVVEAVKDGILK; encoded by the coding sequence ATGTTTGAGTACTTAACCTCATTGAACGACCACAATTTACCCTATCCAGATCCGCTCCATCCGATTGTGGTTCACTTTGTAATTGCCATGATATTATTTGCATTTTTTTGTGATGCAGTTGGCTTTTTCACAGGAAAAACCAGATTTTATGAAGTGGGATTTTGGAACTTGTTTGTAGCTACAGTTTCTATTTTCATAGCCATTATTTTCGGTCAGTTTGAAGCTGGTTTAGCCAAACCCTACAATATTGTGAAATCAGTTTTAAACTACCATACCCTAATTGGTTGGTCACTGTCAGGAATTTTAGCTGCAATTACAGCTTGGCGTTATGTACTGCGTGCGCGTAATCCACAAAAATTGCCAGTGCACTATTTAGCTGTGGGATTACTGGTCACCATACTAGTAGGTTTTCAAGTATATCTAGGTGATGAACTGGTATGGGTTTATGGCATTCATACAGTACCAGTTGTGGAAGCAGTAAAGGATGGAATCTTGAAATGA
- the hypF gene encoding carbamoyltransferase HypF, which translates to MRTEQIRVRGTVQGVGFRPTVYRLAKNAGLKGDVCNDGDGVLIRIVGSEEKITAFVQQLYDQCPPLAQIHELIRSPLCGSNDFRADELTEFIIAPSMETPVKTEIVPDAATCSECQKEIFDPFSRYFRYPFTNCTHCGPRLSIMQAIPYDRNNTSMVDFPMCGECNREYEDVNNRRFHAQPVACFHCGPRAWLERADGQPITGDMFSMLDEVDAVCTLLQKGEIVAIKGLGGFHLACDATQETVVEKLRQRKKRYHKPFALMARDINIISQYCQISDLEKDLLTSPAAPIVLLKINPQNNLPHNSVKSQIGKPIARAIAPGQNTLGFMLPYTPLHHLILRRMNVPIVLTSGNIADEPQCIDNSNAKKRLGSIADYFLLHNRDIINRLDDSVVRVVNQKIQILRRARGYAPAPIILPQGFEKTPPILAMGGELKNTFCLLRAGEAILSQHLGDLENASAFATYQETLNLYLNLFAHKPAIIAIDKHPEYLSSKLGRQLAVSNEIQLYEIPHHHAHIAACLGENKIPLNSQPVLGVAFDGLGYGEDGNFWGGEFFLADYSNCQRLATFKPVPMIGGKQSIYQPWRNTYAHLNSALNWQEVQEQYPSLEIVRFLQKHPLKLLDQMVEKNINSPLVSSVGRLFDAVAAAIGICREECTYEAQAAIEMESSISPEILNDISSYPSHQNIEKFNGMYYINTAPMWKGILEDINQQVAIGEIAAKFHLTLAHLIIETVKQLSQEYKTNQVALTGGVFQNRILLQQTTKLLQNMGMEVLTHSKVPPNDGGISLGQAMIVAARCGQNA; encoded by the coding sequence ATGAGAACAGAGCAAATAAGAGTTAGGGGTACTGTTCAGGGTGTAGGTTTTCGTCCCACGGTTTACCGCTTGGCTAAAAATGCTGGTTTAAAAGGAGATGTATGTAATGATGGGGATGGAGTTTTAATCCGGATTGTGGGGAGTGAGGAAAAAATAACTGCTTTTGTGCAGCAACTGTATGACCAGTGTCCACCCCTAGCTCAAATTCATGAACTAATCAGGAGTCCACTGTGTGGGTCTAATGATTTCCGTGCTGATGAACTCACAGAATTTATCATTGCTCCCAGTATGGAAACACCAGTGAAAACGGAAATTGTTCCCGATGCTGCAACCTGTTCTGAATGTCAAAAGGAAATTTTTGATCCCTTTAGTCGTTATTTTCGCTATCCCTTTACTAACTGTACCCATTGTGGACCACGGTTAAGTATTATGCAGGCCATTCCCTACGATAGAAATAATACTAGCATGGTAGATTTTCCTATGTGTGGAGAGTGTAACCGGGAATATGAAGATGTAAATAATAGACGTTTTCACGCTCAACCTGTAGCTTGTTTTCACTGTGGTCCCCGTGCATGGTTAGAACGTGCTGATGGTCAACCTATCACTGGGGATATGTTTTCTATGTTAGATGAGGTTGATGCAGTTTGTACCTTATTACAAAAAGGTGAAATTGTTGCTATTAAGGGTTTAGGTGGTTTCCATTTAGCTTGTGATGCTACCCAGGAAACTGTGGTTGAAAAACTACGACAGCGAAAAAAACGTTATCATAAACCTTTTGCTTTAATGGCTAGAGATATCAATATAATATCTCAATATTGTCAGATTTCTGATTTAGAAAAAGATTTATTAACTAGTCCTGCTGCACCAATTGTTTTATTAAAAATTAATCCCCAAAATAACTTGCCACATAACTCAGTAAAATCCCAAATTGGGAAGCCCATAGCTAGGGCGATCGCACCTGGTCAAAACACTCTGGGTTTCATGTTACCCTATACCCCTCTACATCATTTAATTCTCAGGAGAATGAATGTTCCCATAGTTCTCACCAGCGGTAATATTGCCGATGAACCTCAATGTATTGATAATTCAAATGCCAAAAAAAGGTTAGGTTCAATAGCTGATTATTTCTTATTACATAACCGAGATATTATTAACCGACTAGATGATTCAGTAGTGAGAGTAGTTAATCAAAAAATCCAAATTCTCAGACGCGCTAGGGGATATGCACCAGCACCGATTATTTTACCACAAGGTTTTGAAAAGACGCCACCTATTTTAGCCATGGGTGGAGAATTGAAAAACACCTTTTGTTTATTGAGAGCAGGTGAGGCTATTTTATCACAACATTTAGGAGATTTAGAAAATGCCTCCGCTTTTGCTACCTATCAAGAAACCCTAAATTTATATCTCAATTTATTCGCCCATAAACCAGCAATTATTGCCATTGATAAACATCCGGAATATTTATCATCAAAACTAGGTAGACAATTAGCAGTCAGTAATGAAATTCAACTTTATGAAATTCCACATCATCATGCTCACATTGCAGCTTGTCTAGGGGAAAACAAAATACCTTTAAATAGCCAGCCAGTATTAGGTGTAGCTTTTGATGGTTTAGGATATGGAGAAGATGGTAATTTCTGGGGAGGAGAATTTTTCCTGGCTGATTACTCTAATTGCCAAAGACTGGCTACCTTTAAACCAGTACCTATGATAGGAGGGAAACAGTCTATTTACCAACCCTGGAGAAATACTTATGCTCACCTCAATAGTGCTTTAAATTGGCAAGAGGTTCAAGAGCAATACCCCTCTCTAGAAATTGTGCGGTTTCTACAAAAACATCCTTTGAAATTGCTAGATCAAATGGTGGAAAAAAATATTAACTCACCCCTTGTATCATCTGTAGGTAGGTTATTTGATGCGGTAGCAGCAGCAATTGGGATTTGTCGGGAAGAATGTACCTACGAAGCACAAGCAGCTATAGAAATGGAGTCCAGCATCAGTCCTGAAATACTAAATGATATATCCAGTTATCCATCACATCAAAATATTGAAAAATTCAATGGAATGTACTATATAAACACAGCTCCCATGTGGAAAGGAATCTTAGAAGATATAAACCAACAAGTTGCAATAGGGGAAATAGCTGCCAAGTTTCACCTAACTCTAGCCCATTTGATTATAGAAACAGTTAAACAATTGAGTCAAGAATATAAAACCAATCAAGTAGCACTAACCGGGGGAGTATTTCAAAACCGAATTCTTTTACAGCAAACAACTAAATTACTGCAAAATATGGGCATGGAAGTTCTTACTCACAGTAAAGTACCTCCAAATGATGGAGGAATATCTCTGGGACAAGCTATGATTGTTGCAGCTAGATGTGGGCAAAATGCCTAA
- a CDS encoding cytochrome c oxidase subunit II, with translation MNTRLIVNIFLVMTVGLVITFLSIFIGKQSYSWLPPQAAAESHFIDNLFSFLVTIGAFIFLGVTAAILYSVLFHRARIYDFTDGPHIEGNITLEIIWTAIPIMLVLWIATYSYQVYETIGIQGPDHLLHLHNPLPIQLSLGKKEQEPTATSLGEPLERIDVVAKQWAWIFSYPQQGITSTELHLPSNQRVHLALQSEDVLHGFYIPAFRLKQDIVPGKTIDFEFTPTLIGKYSLTDSQYSGTYFATMEAKVIVQAPEDYENWLKKAASQSPIAAPNQAATEYAQTHNQNIQLGWKTVPPAPPPVVNFVGDSHL, from the coding sequence ATGAATACCCGGTTAATTGTGAATATTTTTCTCGTGATGACCGTAGGATTGGTCATCACCTTCCTGAGCATCTTCATTGGTAAACAATCCTATTCTTGGTTACCACCGCAAGCTGCAGCTGAGTCACATTTTATAGATAATCTATTCAGTTTTTTAGTAACTATAGGAGCCTTTATTTTTCTAGGAGTTACAGCAGCTATTTTATATTCTGTCCTGTTTCATAGAGCTAGAATCTATGACTTTACGGATGGTCCACATATTGAAGGAAACATCACCCTAGAAATTATTTGGACTGCCATTCCCATCATGTTAGTCCTATGGATAGCAACCTATAGTTATCAAGTGTATGAAACCATAGGAATCCAAGGACCTGATCACTTATTGCACTTACATAATCCTCTTCCTATCCAACTTAGTTTGGGGAAAAAAGAGCAAGAACCGACAGCAACAAGTCTAGGTGAACCTTTAGAAAGAATAGATGTAGTTGCTAAACAATGGGCCTGGATATTTAGCTATCCTCAACAGGGGATTACCAGTACAGAATTACATTTACCCAGTAATCAACGTGTACATTTAGCACTACAATCAGAAGATGTACTCCATGGTTTTTACATTCCAGCGTTTCGACTTAAACAAGACATTGTCCCGGGTAAAACTATAGACTTTGAATTTACCCCAACTCTCATTGGCAAATATAGTCTTACCGACTCCCAATATAGTGGTACTTACTTTGCGACTATGGAAGCAAAAGTAATAGTCCAAGCACCAGAAGATTATGAAAACTGGTTAAAGAAAGCAGCTAGTCAAAGTCCCATTGCTGCTCCCAATCAAGCAGCTACAGAATATGCTCAGACCCACAATCAAAATATCCAACTGGGTTGGAAAACCGTTCCACCTGCTCCACCTCCAGTGGTCAATTTTGTGGGTGATAGTCATCTTTAA
- a CDS encoding cytochrome c oxidase subunit 3 yields MESSLNNPIQSQHGHDEEGSKMFGFIVFLLSESVIFLSFFAGYIVYKTTNSNWLPDGVEGLEIVTPTINTIILVSSSFVIYLAERRLQKHDLAGFRLYLLATMAMGTYFLYGQYVEWSQLEFGFTSGTFGGMFYLLTGFHGLHVLTGILLQLIILMRSFLPGNYDNGHFGVNSTSLFWHFVDVIWIILFVLIYVWH; encoded by the coding sequence ATGGAAAGCTCGCTCAACAATCCTATTCAATCTCAACATGGTCATGATGAAGAAGGCAGTAAAATGTTTGGTTTTATTGTTTTTCTACTATCGGAAAGTGTCATATTTCTGAGTTTTTTTGCTGGTTATATCGTCTATAAAACTACCAATTCCAATTGGCTTCCTGATGGGGTAGAAGGACTGGAAATAGTAACTCCCACAATTAACACAATAATTCTGGTTTCTAGTAGTTTTGTAATTTATTTGGCTGAAAGACGTTTACAAAAACATGATTTAGCTGGATTTCGATTATACTTATTAGCCACAATGGCTATGGGTACCTATTTCTTATATGGTCAATATGTGGAGTGGAGTCAACTAGAATTTGGCTTTACTTCCGGTACATTCGGTGGCATGTTTTATTTATTAACGGGATTTCACGGTTTACACGTTCTCACAGGTATTCTATTGCAGTTGATAATTCTCATGCGCTCTTTTCTTCCCGGTAATTATGATAATGGTCACTTTGGGGTAAACTCAACCTCTTTGTTTTGGCACTTTGTGGATGTTATTTGGATTATTCTATTTGTACTTATCTACGTTTGGCATTAA
- a CDS encoding DUF2231 domain-containing protein, with the protein MNSELIDQVSAQMGANGLPYTIPIHPNLVHLTLGLFIIGVIFDLVAVLFPIDHFLFKSLGLTVNRAQLFEVGWYNMVASSVITFFTVAAGFYEMLLATPPVNLKSSWGMQAMETMMWHGVGGVFLLALMVGMTFWRGWQRYITYKDADMQVGWSYIFAGVLIMVIMYAHGTLGAQLAAEFGVHNTADNLLRMGKDVNSVLGK; encoded by the coding sequence ATGAATTCAGAACTAATTGATCAAGTAAGTGCTCAAATGGGAGCCAACGGATTACCCTACACAATCCCTATTCATCCAAATCTAGTTCACCTAACCTTAGGACTGTTTATCATTGGAGTGATTTTCGATTTAGTAGCTGTTCTATTTCCCATAGACCACTTTTTGTTTAAATCTCTGGGTTTAACTGTCAACCGAGCCCAATTATTTGAAGTTGGTTGGTACAACATGGTAGCTTCATCTGTAATTACATTTTTTACAGTTGCTGCGGGTTTTTATGAAATGTTATTAGCTACTCCACCAGTGAACCTCAAGAGTTCTTGGGGAATGCAAGCTATGGAAACCATGATGTGGCATGGTGTAGGTGGTGTTTTCTTATTAGCCTTAATGGTGGGAATGACCTTTTGGAGAGGATGGCAACGTTATATAACCTATAAAGATGCCGATATGCAGGTAGGTTGGAGTTATATTTTTGCCGGAGTTTTGATCATGGTAATTATGTATGCACATGGAACTCTAGGAGCCCAATTAGCAGCAGAATTTGGTGTACATAATACGGCAGACAATTTGTTGAGAATGGGGAAAGATGTCAACAGTGTGTTGGGCAAATAA
- a CDS encoding cytochrome c oxidase subunit I: protein MTNISLNFGSESNHHPTPTHWKTYFTFSTDHKVIGIQYLVTSFIFFLVGGIFAMILRGELVTPESDLIDRTVYNGMFTMHGTVMLFLWTFPSLVGLANYLVPIMIGARDMAFPRLNAAAFWMVPVVGILLMSSFAVPGGPAQAGWWAYPPVSLQNPTGNLINGQVLWLLAVAISGVSSIMGAVNFVTTIVKMRAPGMGFFKMPLFVWAVFSAQIIQLFGLPALTAGAVMLLFDLTVGTGFFNPINGGNPVMFQHYFWFYSHPAVYVIILPIFGIFSEIFPVYSRKPLFGYKVVAISSMLIAVVSAIVWVHHMYVSGTPGWMRLLFMLTTMFVSVPTGIKVFAWVGTIWGGKIKLTTPMLFALGGLIMFVFAGITGIMLSSVPIDVHVNNTYFVVGHFHYVLYGTVTMGMYAAIYHWFPKMTGRMFNEGWGRVHFWLAFIGTNLNFLPMHPLGLQGMLRRVASYAPEYTFWNILASLGAFLLGMSTLPFIFNILVSWLDGEKAPPNPWRAIGLEWLISSPPSVENFEEIPIIISEPYGYGKSEPLTANLENSSMVE from the coding sequence ATGACTAACATATCACTTAATTTTGGTAGTGAATCAAATCACCACCCAACACCAACTCACTGGAAAACATATTTCACCTTTAGTACAGACCATAAAGTCATAGGTATTCAATATCTAGTAACCTCCTTTATTTTCTTTCTTGTAGGTGGAATTTTCGCCATGATTTTGCGGGGAGAACTAGTTACTCCCGAATCTGATTTAATAGATCGCACGGTTTATAATGGGATGTTTACCATGCACGGAACAGTGATGCTGTTCCTATGGACATTTCCCTCCCTTGTAGGTCTAGCAAACTATCTCGTACCCATCATGATTGGTGCGAGGGATATGGCATTTCCCCGTCTAAATGCAGCTGCTTTCTGGATGGTTCCTGTGGTGGGAATTTTACTCATGTCCAGCTTTGCAGTTCCCGGTGGACCTGCTCAAGCTGGTTGGTGGGCTTATCCCCCAGTCAGTTTACAAAATCCTACTGGGAACTTAATTAATGGTCAAGTTCTTTGGTTATTAGCTGTAGCTATTTCTGGTGTTTCCTCAATTATGGGCGCAGTGAACTTTGTCACCACCATTGTCAAAATGCGTGCCCCAGGAATGGGGTTTTTTAAAATGCCTTTGTTTGTTTGGGCAGTTTTTAGTGCTCAAATTATTCAATTATTTGGACTCCCTGCTTTAACAGCTGGAGCAGTAATGTTATTGTTTGATTTAACAGTGGGAACGGGATTTTTTAATCCTATTAATGGTGGTAATCCAGTCATGTTTCAACATTATTTCTGGTTTTACTCCCATCCTGCAGTTTATGTGATTATTCTCCCAATATTTGGCATTTTCTCAGAAATCTTTCCAGTTTATTCCCGCAAGCCATTATTTGGATATAAGGTAGTAGCTATTTCTTCCATGTTGATTGCGGTAGTCAGCGCTATTGTTTGGGTACACCACATGTATGTGAGTGGAACTCCTGGTTGGATGCGGTTATTATTCATGCTGACTACTATGTTTGTCTCCGTTCCTACGGGAATTAAGGTATTTGCTTGGGTGGGAACGATTTGGGGAGGCAAAATTAAATTAACCACTCCTATGTTGTTTGCGCTGGGTGGTTTAATCATGTTTGTTTTTGCTGGAATTACCGGGATTATGCTCTCCTCCGTTCCCATCGATGTTCATGTGAATAATACCTATTTTGTAGTGGGACATTTCCATTATGTACTCTATGGAACAGTAACCATGGGAATGTATGCTGCTATTTATCATTGGTTCCCCAAAATGACTGGAAGAATGTTTAATGAGGGTTGGGGAAGGGTGCATTTTTGGTTGGCATTTATTGGCACAAATTTAAACTTTTTACCTATGCATCCTCTGGGTTTGCAGGGGATGTTAAGAAGAGTTGCTTCCTACGCACCAGAGTACACATTTTGGAATATTTTGGCTAGTCTGGGAGCATTTCTGTTAGGAATGTCCACTTTACCATTTATTTTCAACATTTTAGTTTCTTGGTTAGACGGTGAGAAAGCTCCACCTAATCCCTGGCGAGCTATAGGTTTAGAATGGCTAATTTCTTCACCTCCATCGGTAGAAAATTTTGAAGAAATTCCTATCATTATTAGTGAACCATACGGTTATGGTAAGTCGGAACCATTAACTGCTAATCTGGAGAATTCTAGCATGGTTGAGTAA
- a CDS encoding ATP-binding protein — protein MPKYFNTAGPCKSEIHYMLSPTARLPDLKALIDGENYFIIHAPRQVGKTTAMIALARELTDSGKYTSVMLSVEVGSVFSHNPQQAEQVILEEWKQAIKFYLPKELQPSYWPERETDSGIGKTLSEWSAQSPRPLVIFLDEIDSLTDEALILILRQLRSGFPRRPRGFPHSVGLIGMRDVRDYKVKSGGSERLNTSSPFNIKAESLTLSNFTLSEVEELYLQHTQATGQIFTPEAIKQTFYLTDGQPWLVNALARQATQVLVKDITQPITAEVINQAKEVLIQRQDTHLDSLAERLREDRVKAIIQPMLAGSDLPDTPEDDRRFLLDLGLVKRSPLGGLTIANPIYQEVIPRVLSQGSQDSLPQIQPTWLNTDNTLNPDKLLNAFLEFWRQHGEPLLKSAPYHEIAPHLVLMAFLHRVVNGGGTLEREYAVGSGRMDICLRYGKVVMGIELKVWGGKSDPLTKGLTQLDKYLGGLGLDRGWLVIFDHRPGLPPMGERISMEQAISPEGRTITVIRS, from the coding sequence ATGCCTAAATACTTTAATACTGCTGGACCCTGTAAATCCGAAATCCACTATATGCTCTCTCCCACAGCTCGACTACCGGATTTGAAAGCACTAATTGACGGAGAAAACTACTTTATAATTCACGCGCCGCGACAAGTCGGCAAAACTACAGCTATGATAGCCTTAGCACGAGAATTGACTGATAGTGGAAAATATACCTCAGTTATGCTTTCCGTTGAAGTGGGATCAGTATTCTCCCATAATCCCCAGCAAGCGGAGCAGGTTATTTTAGAAGAATGGAAACAGGCAATCAAATTTTATTTACCCAAAGAACTACAACCATCCTATTGGCCAGAGCGTGAAACAGACTCAGGAATAGGCAAAACTTTAAGTGAGTGGTCCGCACAATCTCCAAGACCTCTTGTAATCTTTTTAGATGAAATCGATTCCCTAACAGATGAAGCTTTAATCCTAATTTTAAGACAATTACGCTCAGGTTTTCCCCGTCGTCCTCGGGGATTTCCCCATTCGGTGGGGTTAATTGGTATGCGGGATGTGCGGGACTATAAGGTTAAATCTGGTGGAAGTGAACGACTGAATACGTCAAGTCCTTTCAATATCAAAGCGGAATCCTTGACTTTAAGTAATTTCACTCTGTCAGAGGTGGAAGAACTTTACTTACAACATACGCAAGCTACAGGACAAATTTTTACCCCGGAAGCAATTAAACAAACATTTTATTTAACCGATGGGCAACCATGGTTAGTAAACGCCCTAGCTCGTCAAGCCACTCAGGTGTTAGTGAAAGATATTACTCAACCCATTACCGCTGAAGTAATTAACCAAGCCAAAGAAGTTCTGATTCAGCGCCAGGATACCCATTTGGATAGTTTGGCAGAGCGCTTACGGGAAGATCGGGTCAAAGCCATTATTCAACCCATGTTAGCTGGATCGGACTTACCAGATACCCCAGAGGATGATCGCCGTTTCTTGCTAGATTTAGGTTTAGTAAAGCGCAGTCCCTTGGGAGGACTAACCATTGCCAATCCCATTTACCAGGAGGTGATTCCTCGTGTTTTGTCCCAGGGTAGTCAGGATAGTCTACCCCAGATTCAACCTACTTGGTTAAATACTGATAATACTTTAAATCCTGACAAACTCTTAAATGCTTTCCTAGAGTTTTGGCGACAACATGGGGAACCATTACTCAAAAGTGCGCCTTATCATGAAATTGCTCCCCATTTAGTTTTGATGGCGTTTTTACATCGGGTAGTGAATGGTGGTGGCACTTTAGAACGGGAATATGCCGTTGGTTCTGGAAGAATGGATATTTGTTTACGCTATGGCAAGGTAGTGATGGGCATAGAGTTAAAGGTTTGGGGGGGAAAATCGGATCCGTTAACGAAGGGTTTGACCCAATTGGATAAATATCTGGGTGGGTTAGGATTAGATAGAGGTTGGTTAGTAATTTTTGATCACCGTCCGGGATTACCACCCATGGGTGAGAGGATTAGTATGGAACAGGCCATTAGTCCAGAGGGAAGAACCATTACAGTGATTCGTAGCTAG